The following DNA comes from Fusarium fujikuroi IMI 58289 draft genome, chromosome FFUJ_chr03.
TCAGAACCGTCAACTTGATCGTCTCGCCTTGAAGCTGGAGATCTTCAATTCTCATGCGCAACCTGCTGGCTGGCCATCCATTTGGGCAGCGAAAGAAAGCGACTGGATATGGCCATATCTTATCTGGGTGATCGTCCGTAAGCTAAAGGCATCAGCGATTAGCTGCTCACTGGGAGCTGAACACATAATGGATGTCTTTTGTGACTAACAAAACATGTGGTATTAACAAAAAGACGCAGCGTTGTTGGGACCATCCATGACACATACATAATACATATGGAAATCTCTCAGTTGAATTTTATTTAACCTGGGCTCGAAGTCATAGTGAAAACCTGTGTAACTCCCATCGACTTACGTGGTACAAAGGTCTACTGTAACAGAGACCAGGCCAAGGTTAAATAACCGAAATCAGAGTTAATATGGCAGGTAAAGGCTAAGCATAGCTAAACAATAAACCCTCCATCTGCACTCTAATAGCTTCATGTCTTACTCAGATACTAATGAGACAAGTCGATCGAGTAAAGGAAATTATGGCACAGCCGTATAAGTTCACCCAATAGCACAACACGAATCAATTTATGGACCTAGCTCAGCTAACTCTGGTCCATATCTTGACAATTATTGCCGATCTCCAAGGCTAGGACATGATTGACCCTAGGCGCTACATCAGAAAAGAATATAATGTATTAATGTATTAAATAGGTGCCTAGATAGCCCACAGTGATGGGAAACGCCGACATTCCGATACCGACAAACACCTTGGGTTCTATTATAGAAGTCTGCAAACAACAGACTCTGCAATGCCTTGCTGTAAAGGAAATGTTTCAGCATGTTTTGAACCAATCATACCCAGGTAGGCATTCCCGAGTCCGGCTGTCCTCAGATCCATTGGCTGCCCAGGCCCTTCTTTCAACTACCATGGTGAAGGAGGGGGGTTCTCGATTGTGGGCGCAGCATCGCAAACGGCCCCTCATTGCCCAGTGCTTGACTGTTCCACCAAACCACGCCCAACACTTGTTCGAAACCTTTCACCTACATCTGATCCTCCGCCAACGCTTCTTTTACGTCGCACGTTAATTAATCCAAACACCAGGGGAAAAAATCAAGTTCATCGACGATGGCTGGAGCCACGCGGGATAGGCGTTTGGTCAAGGAGCTGGGCAAGGTTGGTTCTTCGCATCCCTTCGTCAACACATCGACTGACGCTCTTGTGCCCCGCAGATTCATAAGGATGGAATGCCGCCTGGTATCTCATTGATAGAACGCAACGACAGTGTTGCTGGCGATTGGTTTGTTGATATCCAGGTTCTCGACGACAACCCGCTTTACAAGAACCAAATCTACCGCCTCAAGTTTCATTTCCCCAAGATGTATCCCATAGGTCCGTGGATGAATTTCGCCATATTCTTGCACTGCTCGTACATGGATCAAATACTAACAATACTGTATAGAGCCCCCTGAGGTCACTTTTGACAAGCAAACCGATCGGTCCATTCCTATGCATCCTCACATATACTCCAACGGCATCATCTGTCTCGATCTTCTGGGTCAACAGGGTTGGAGTCCCGTCCAGAGCGTTTCGAGCGTATGCATGAGCATCCAAAGCATGTTGACGAGCAATGACAAAAATGAGCGGCCTCCCGGCGATGAGGACTTTGTGCGAGGCAATAAGCAACGGCCCCGAGACATCGAGTTCCTCTACCACGATAACACCGTATGAACGAAACGATGCGGACTCGTCATATGCAGACGAATGCATGGGAACTCGGGATATAAATAGCATTCATTTGGCGTTCAGGACACACCATCTGGTCGTGACAGGAGATCAGCGTATGGGATATAGCATTTGCATTTACCGACGGGGCACAGTTGTTGAGATGCGCATTTGCATGCCTCGGGCTGAGGCTGGGCATAAGCATATCTAGTACAGTCAACATGGGCTGCTCAACGATGAATATCATGAAGGGGGCGGCCGATGGTCTCCGCAGAACACAATGGCCAGGTGTATGATATTTCTAGCTGCTCATGATAATATTGAGAATCTGCTAGACATTTGTTTCACTGGGAAGCCATGCATCTTTCATGCTTGTTTCTGATGACTCGATCAACTGAAGTGAGAGGTTAATTAGCATCGTCATATACATCCCGCGACAGAGAGGAAGACGGCCGCTTACTGTCACATGTATTTGCTCTTGTGTACTACCTACACTATACTTTACATCCTGCAATTATCTATCACCTGGGCCTCCTGATACTTTTCAAATCAGCAAGATTGACCTGAACCAGGTAATTTAGACCTGACTTGACCTGACGGGACTTCAATTATACGCCGGCCCCACCAATGAAGTGTTGCCGCAGTGGCTGGTGCAGCAGCTCCAGAGCCCCCTCCCCCACTTTACTGCCGTCATCCACACGcaaccttacctacctatactGTAGAGCTCCATCATTCCGCACCCTGATCCATCCACTTGACCCGAAGCTATCTTAAATCACTGGGCTCGCTCACCTCGCTCCCTCTTGAGTTTCTCTCGCCAACCCTGCGCCATCGCGTCCAGTCGATCCCATGGCTCCCCGGATAGAATTCAACGTTGAGCAGATTCGCAACAAGGCGAGAAAGGATCTGTTGTATCTCCTGGAAGGCGTACGTTCCCACCGCCTTGCCCCACAAGCTTTACTCAAGCCATTAGCTATGTGATTCATGCATCCGGCGAACTCAACTCACACCTTACTTCTGTGTAGGTTCGCGGGAAGAAGAATGTCGTTCTAGATCAAAGCCTCGTCGGGCCAATCGGGACTATAGTCAAGGTTGCTGTCCTTCAAGAATATGGAGTAGATAAGTTCTTCATTCTAGAGAATGACAATGCCGATACCAGCCAGCGCAATGTTGTCTTTATTTCTCGTGGCGAATGCGGGCGCCATGCTGAAGCTATCGCTGGTCAGTTGCCATTATGCGATATGGAAGTTGCACTCTGACCCCCTCCTAGCTCAAATCAAGCGTATTCAGCGCGAAAGCCAAACCGGGCACGACTTTCACATATTCTGGGTCCCTCGCAGAACCATCGTCTCCGACAAGCTTCTAGAAGAGGCCGGTGTATTAGGCGACGTCAACATTACGGAATTGCCGCTATCGTTCTTCCCTCTGGAGAAGGATGTTCTGTCACTCGAGCTCGACGACTCATTCCGCGACCTGTACTTATCCAAAGACGTTACACCCAACTTCCTTATGGCCAAAGCCCTTATGGAGATTCAAAGAAACCATGGCCTATTCCCGCGAGTGATAGGGAAGGGTGATAACGCAAAGCGTGTTGCTGACTTGCTTTCTCGCATGCGCCAGGAGCTTCTTGCTGGGGAAAATACGTCAGAAGCCAACAAGATTGGGTTGACACCTAGCACAACCAGTGAGAGCGTAATTATCATCGATCGCGAAGTTGATTTTGTCACACCCTTACTCACTCAACTGACATACGAGGGGCTCATTGATGAAGTCTTCGAGATCCACAACAATCAGACTAAAGTCGACACAACAGTTGTCGGTGCACCGGCACAGGCCTCGGCAGCAACTTCACAAAGCAGAAAACGAACGATCCAGTTGGATTCGAGCGACAAGCTTTACGAACAATTACGTGACGCCAACTTTGCGATCGTTGGAAGTCTCCTCAACAAAGTTGCGAGGCGGCTGCAGAAGGTGCAAAGTGATTACGAGAGTAAACACAAAACAAAGACTATTGCGGAACTCAAAGACTTTGTCAGTCAATTGCCAGGATACCAACAAGAACAGCAGAGTGCGAGAATACACACTGGCCTCGCGGAGGAGATCATTAAACATACCCGGACAGACCAGTTCAAGGGTCTTTTGGAGGTTCAGCAAAATCTCGCTGCTGGGGCTGATCCGTCAAGCCAGTTCGATGGCATCGAAGAATTGATAGCGCGAGACGCTCCTATTGCGCAAACCCTAAGATTACTGTGTATCTACTCGTGCATATCTGGGGGCATAAGACCTAAGGAATTCGATCAATTCAGGCGACTGATTCTGGAAGGCTACGGCTACCAGCATCTCCTCACGCTTAGCAACCTAGAGAAACTACAACTGTTTCTGTCCAAGTCGTCACCTCTGGCTGGCATGATCCCTATCCCAGGCAACAATGCCGGCCCAACTGGAAGCAAGACGAATTATACGTATCTTCGGAAGCAGCTTCGGCTCATCGTTGATGAGGTTCAAGAGGACGATCCAAACGACATTTCCTATGTGTATAGTGGCTATGCTCCTCTTTCAATTCGCCTCGTTCAATGCATTCTGCAGAAGCAATATCTGCTTTCGGTGACTAAGGGAAACAGCGCCAACGCAGCGGGAGCGCCCCCAGGCGTCGGCACGCAGGGATGGCAAGGGTTCGATGAAGCTGTCAAACACGTTCGTGGGCAGACGTTTTATGAGCACCAGAAGGGCGAGGATAAAGCTGTCAAAGCGCGGGCATTGCTCTCTGGAAGTGGCAACAAGCAGACTGTCTTTATTGTGTTCGTCGGCGGTATCACTTTCACCGAGATTGCTGCTCTAAGGTTTATTGCAAAGCAAGAGGAAGGTAAGCACTCTTACAGCCGCCAGGGTTGCTCTGAAACGGAATCTGACATTGCCTCGACAGGACGGAGAAATATTGTAATTTGCACAACGTCAATCATCAATGGAAACAAAATGATGGAGTCCGCGATCGAGAAAGAATCGTTTGCGAAGGAGAGCGTGCCCGTTTCAACGACCTGACATCCAAAGTCCATACTATACTTATTTATGATACCTAGAATATTGTCAAGTACTGGTTACCTGGTTTGGCGCATTTCGATGGCGTTTGAATAATTGGAGCAAAATACCAAGTGCACTAATAAGTTGCGGCGTGCAAGCACAGAGCTAATTCTTTGATGGATTGTCCCAGATCCCAATAACATGTTGGTGAATaccttgaagatgaagctcaTCTATACAAGTTCAGAACTTGAATGTCGTCTGAATCGACTGTAGACCCACCTGTTGGAGGCGTCTGATTTGACCGTAGCGCCGCACGTGATTGAACTTGAAGGTTGCTTTCCTTATTCTGAGGGGCTGAATGGCTGACGATGGATGGCAAGTTCCTCTGAGGCAAAGGAGACAGCCTTTGACAACTGAGCTGTCTTCTAAAATAACTTACGCTGAAATCAGCCATGGACTAGGAATCGTCCAAAGAATCGATATCGAGAAAAAGCATGTCGCTGTAACGAGTCTGTTCACTCTAATCTTCTCACtgcctaccttacctaccttagtaccaTTCTCATTAAACCACGACGTCGAACGAGTTTAGAAGGTTGGTTATTTCATGCATGTCCTCTAAACTCCATATACAAACAAGCTGACTATTTAGTAGGGCCCCGAATTTTCTCTAGTTCTTTCGCATAATGCAACTTTCCTCATTTCATTCGGCTCTTAACAATACTCTTCCTTCCGCCAGACAGTAGCGGCCGCAGATTCAGACAGACCAATACCCGAGGAAACCCTTCGAAACCAACGCCGCTATGGGGTCAGACTTTGGGCAGAGCTTCCGCAAGGGGATTGGCATTAGGAAGAGAGACTTGGACGATAAGGACGCCATTGATTCGCTGACTCCGTCCGACACTATTGTCATGTCGAACCCTGCAGGTCGTATATCACCTCCAATCACTCCTGATGTAGTTTCGGTGCCTCAGTCGCGACAGACTTCGACAGAAATAGCATCTGAAATTGCGCCAGAGATTGTTGTGTGGACTGAAGATATGGATATCGACAACGCTAGTCACGTTGAGTCCGAAGATGAATTGTCAAGCATCAAAAGTTATGCCGAGTGAGTAGTCTAATGCGTCTACTTAACGTACTCGATGACTCGACAGAGTCTTTCAGACCCAACTCTAACTGTGCGCAGGGAGGCGCCTCCTCAGAACGACGATGACCCAACGCCAACTGTAGAGGACGCCATAGGCTCTCTTCCCTCGAACCTCACAGAACTATCAGACCTCTCATCGATACCTTCGACGGTGTCGAGTAAGGCTACTACCCCTACACCAGTAGATACTGATGGtgcacaagaagaagaagaccaagaccaagaccttTCAATCGACGACCATCCgcagtctcatcaacaatcacCTTCTCATGATGCCGAACGCTACAACTTCAATATCAGACCGAAGGCTTCGATACCAACTGATATGTCAGCATACCAATATGCGTCAGAATGTGTCTTGGCCGCTGAGTCAAGCCGGCTCAACCCATATGCTTTACATCCGGAGGAATATCACCTCCTCCGTCATCACATATCTTATACGCAAGTAACAACATATCTCAATATTAGAAATGGCATCATACGGTTATGGTTCAAACACCCTTGGGTCGGTGTGACCCGGCTGGAAGCGGTTGGGTGTGCCAACGCTCGCTGGTTCGACGCAGCGAGTGTTTGCTATGATTGGCTGGTTCGTCGATGCTATATCAACTATGGTTGTGTGCGACTCCCCGAAGCTGAGACAGACGATACTGTTGCGCCGATTGTCAAGAGACAAAAGACAATCGCTGTTATAGGTGCTGGTATCTCCGGACTGGGTTGCGCTAGACAACTTGAGGGATTGTTCAGGCAATTTGCTGATCGCTTCCATGAACGAGGCGAGCCTGCGCCTCGAGTGGTTGTGCTCGAAGGACGAGCCCGCGTGGGAGGAAGAGTATACTCTCGTGAGTTCCAGACCAAACCGAAGGAAAAATCACCAGCTTTTGTAGGCAAGCGACACACTGCGGAAATGGGCGGCATGATCATCACTGGGTTCGACCGGGGAAACCCTATCAACATCCTGCTTCGTGGACAATTGGGACTTCCTTATCATGCACTGACGGCCGACACTACAATCTACGACAGCAGTGGAAGAGCAGTTGACCCTGTACGCGATCAACTCGTTGAAAAACTTTACAATGACTGTTTAGACCGGGTCAGCGAATACAAACATAAAAATCAACTTGCAAAACTTGTTGAAGGTAGACGGGACCTCATCGAAGAGGGGCGTGATAGTCCTGGAGACGGTAGCAAGACAATGTttcaggaagaagaggctgctgctgcacagCAAGATGCACCACCAGTAGCACAACAGAACATCCCAGCAAAGGTCAACCTGATACCAGTATCGTCAGACAAGCTCACGGGTCGGGTTCATATGGAGCCTGGCACTCCCGCGACTACTAAAGCCTCCGACAAAGCAAAATTGATGGGCTGGACAATACGAGACTCAGCCGACGGAGAGAACATTGATTTAACATTGGCAGTGAATGAAGAGGGGGCAACCTTGGGATCTGTTCTTGATAATGCCATTTCCCAGTACAAACAAATCATAGGGCTGAATGCCCAGGATCACCGACTGATCAACTGGCACATTGCCAATTTGGAGTACAGTAACGCTACAAGCTTGCACAACCTGAGCCTCCCATTGTGGGACATTGATGCAGGTAACGAATGGGAGGGAAGCCATACCATGGTCGTGGGCGGTTACCAAAGTGTGGCTCGTGGCTTGGTTCACTGCCCAAACTCACTTGACCTCAAGACTAAATTCCCGGTCAGGAGCATATCCTACCATACTGGAGAGGGCATGGCGTCAGCTGCGATTGAATGCGAAGACGGCTCAGTAGTGGATGCTGATGCCGTGGTTTGCACTATTCCGCTCGGTGTTCTAAAACAGAATAATATCGTCTTCAATCCACCTCTTCCATCGTGGAAGACTGATGTCGTTGAGCGACTTGGATTCGGCATTCTGAACAAGGTCGTTCTAGTGTACGATAAGATTTTCTGGGACCATGACAGGCATATCTTCGGCGTCTTGAGGGAGTCTTCAAACCGACTTAGCACCTCACAAAAAGACTATGCCGCGAATCGTGGTCGCTTTTTTCAATGGTTCAACGTATCTAACACGACAGGTCTTCCTTGTCTCATTGCTCTGATGGCAGGTGAGGCTGGTTTTGAGACAGAACATTCAAGTAACGACAGCCTTGTGGCTGAAGCCACGGAAGTACTACGCAGCGTCTTTGGCCAGGATGTTCCCTATCCTGTAGAGGCCATGGTCACCCGCTGGGGTTCAGATCGATTCGCCCGAGGTAGTTattcttctgctgctccCGGGATGCAGCCAGAAGACTACGATGTCATGGCCAGACCGGTCGGAAACCTCTTCTTTGCTGGTGAACACACCATTGGCACGCACCCAGCCACGGTTCATGGGGCGTATCTTTCCGGCCTAAGGGCAGCTTCTGAAGTGTTGGAGACCTTGATCGGCCCCATTGAGGTTCCGACACCACTGATACTGCCTCGAGACTCTGTGCTGCTGCGCAAGCGTAAGGAGCCTGCCCAAGATCAGCAACCAGCGCGACTCCAGGCCTATGAAAACGAGATTCAGATCTATATACAATCGAAGCTTGGGGGCCGACCATCTCGTCCGGCTAAAGTTGCGGGGAATGCGTATATACTTTATAGCAAGGATCTATTCGACGTTGCGAGGAAGAAGTGTGAGGAGAATCGGAAACCAGGGAAAGGCGGGCGTGCTGTCCCCAACGAAGTTCGGATCATGACTAGTAAGATGTGGAGGGACGCTTCGCCCGAGGAACGCAAGCCATATGAAGACCAGGCAACCGAGCAGAAGCGCGGGTACGCTGAAGCTGTTCAGGCATGGACCCGAGCTACTGAACGATGGGATCAGGAGGCTGCTGCGCTGCGAACAGCTTACGAGAAAGAGAATCCCTTTGGTACCGCCAAGATAGCAGAGATTCCTCACGAGAGTTCCAGCAAATATCGCAGGACGAGACACATAAGTTATGCGGAGGACAGTGACATTGGGCTCTGAGATTTGCTTCGACACATTCCATGCCCTCTCGATTAGGTGTTGATGGCGTTTCTGGTTTCTGTGACTTACACTTTAGAGGCCACTCCGTTTTGGTTGTTGATTATTCTcaaaatataatagtatcgGTATTCGGCGTTTTCAGACGATGGTCGACTTATAAGTTGTACTTAAATTCATCCAAGTTTTTTACAATGAAATTCCTACTTCCGCTAACAACCATCGAGAGATAGTGTCTGTTCtgtgtttctttttttttggaCTGCCGTGCATTGACTGCATGGGCTACTAAGGAATTTATTGAAGGCTTTGATACAATGGGGGAAACCATATATGGATGGTAGCCCGATGACATTTGTTACAAAGGGAAGCATTACACCCCATCTTGTACTCCCACTCCTTACATGTCCGCAGAGGCAGTAGCACCAGTGATAATCTCAACCAGTTCTCCGGTGATGACGGCCTGTCGAGTACGGTTGAAGAGAATCTGGTACTTGTTGATCATCTCACCAGCGTTCTTAGAGGCGTTCTGCGGGAAATTGTCAGCACTAGCCACGAGAGTTACAACCTAGTGATACTTACATCCATAGCGTTTCGTCGGGCAGACTGCTCGCAGGCGTGGCCCTCAGCAAGAGCCCAGTAGAGGGAGTTGGCGAGACTGTACTCGCGAAGGTTGCCAAGAACCtcctcgtcaacctcaaagGCAGAGAAGTTGGCTATGATTAAGAGTTAGACATATTAGCGATCAATTTCACATCCAGAGAAACTCACGGGACTGCTGGATAGCCTCCTCAGAAAATGCCTCAATCATGGAAGCCTCGTAGGTCTGAGCGTTGACGAAGCTGTTGTACAGAATCTTGATATCGGTGTACTCAGTAGGAAGCTGAATAACCTGGTCGGCGATGGCCTGGGCGTCGGCAAAGGTGGGAACATCCTTTCCAATACCAGCGAAGCTCAGCTGGATAGCTGAGGCGTTGGTTCGTGAGAGctgagccttggccttctcaccAATGAGGACGAGGTCGAAGCCAGGCTGCTCGGCGTGAAGTCGGCGGACATATCGGGACAGACCAGAATGAATACCACCGCAGAGACCCTTGTCGGAAGagcagacgatgatgagggtcttcttgtcctcagtCTCGAGGGCCTTGGTCTCAGCGGACTCGTAGACCTCATTAGAGGTCTGACCGTACTTGCGAGAGTCGTTCATGGCGCGCTGGGCTCGAGTGAGCTTGGTGGAGGCGACGATCTTCATGGTGTTTGTGATCTTCTCGATGTTTCGGATGGACTTGAGACGGTCCTCGATCTCACGGAGAGTCGCATAGGTGGCAGCGGAGCTGGGGACGGCGGCGGCCCTGGAAGCGCAAAAaagaacatcatcagcattttccttctcttttgttgtttttttctctctggcGATTATTGGTGATGACAGTGTTGAGATATTCCCCTCAGAGCATTCAATTGCCTCTCATAATTGTATTGCAACTCGGTCGGTATTGGGCGGGCGTATGTACTTGCGATGATGTGGACAATGGTCGAGGGTTGAAGTGCTCAACCGGCAAACAAATCCTTGGACTTCCCGGCAGCCGAGAAAGAGCCACTGGATACTGAAGGGGAGACGGAAgtgaaggaggagagaaacTTACCGAGCATTAGCTGCGGCAGCAGCTCGGAGAGCTGGTCTAGCGGCTCGTGACAACATCGTGACTGAGGGTTAGGACGTAGAGAAAGAGCCTCTGCCAACGGTGGCCCAATTGATCGCGATATACAGATCAATTGATAGAGATGGGGTCGTGTAAGGTCGGAATATGAGGTGTATTGGTCGCTGCGGACTAAAGCATTCAGGTTTGCTCTCGCTATTTTCCCGGGTAAATTAGGTAGCCGACCGGAACTTCTAGGCGTTGTGCTTGTCCACCCTTACTTAGTACTACCAGTAATAAGGTAGACACAGCTCCAGCAATGATTTGGTACAGTCACGTGAGACGGTCTCCAAAGCTCCACTTATGCCGCAATCGCCGCAACCTTTTTTTCTTACTGCATGCATGACTAAGGCAAAAAGCTCTTTAGGCCCCCCCCCGTTTTCATCCTCTGTGTCAACTCTTCCTTATCCAATCATATAGCAGAGTTCTGCATTTAGCCCCATTACTGAGTCGCTGCAACTGCTGCGCAACACTCGGCTGAACCACTGAGAGCCAGCGCTGCAGTGCCCACACTTACTCTGCCTGTCTTTTCACTCAGGTGCCTTGTAGGCCCAGTCCTTTCTCGCCTCGCCTTTCCGTCGCCGGGTCCGGGcctgtcttggtcttggccttaAAGAAAGCAGGAACGCCGCCTCTCGACTTATTCTCCCCAATCCCATTGTTGCTGATTCCCTCCTCTCCAGCTTTCGTGAATATCGCCAAACGCACCCTCTTCTCCTACACAAGGCGTTGAGGGGAACATTTCCTCGCGCTTTTTCCTTCGATATTACGTTTTTTCTCCGTTTGCAGAGGCCTGTTCTTCGTTCTGCCACGCTTTCGCATCTTCAATCCCAGTCCCTGACCTCATTGTACTTTGGTAGGCGACCAGCCACAGAACGGAAACTTGCCTTGAACTTCACAACCATGAGTTACAGCTCTGACGACGATCGCCCTCTTGCGAGGGCCAACGGCCATAGACGTGAGTTGTGTTTTTTTGTCAATTATCATGCTGCTTTGCTGGATTTTGTTCCCGCGCTCATGGGTCCTCATCACGTTGG
Coding sequences within:
- a CDS encoding related to ubiquitin-conjugating enzyme E2-18 kDa, producing MAGATRDRRLVKELGKIHKDGMPPGISLIERNDSVAGDWFVDIQVLDDNPLYKNQIYRLKFHFPKMYPIEPPEVTFDKQTDRSIPMHPHIYSNGIICLDLLGQQGWSPVQSVSSVCMSIQSMLTSNDKNERPPGDEDFVRGNKQRPRDIEFLYHDNTV
- a CDS encoding related to VPS33-vacuolar sorting protein, whose product is MAPRIEFNVEQIRNKARKDLLYLLEGVRGKKNVVLDQSLVGPIGTIVKVAVLQEYGVDKFFILENDNADTSQRNVVFISRGECGRHAEAIAAQIKRIQRESQTGHDFHIFWVPRRTIVSDKLLEEAGVLGDVNITELPLSFFPLEKDVLSLELDDSFRDLYLSKDVTPNFLMAKALMEIQRNHGLFPRVIGKGDNAKRVADLLSRMRQELLAGENTSEANKIGLTPSTTSESVIIIDREVDFVTPLLTQLTYEGLIDEVFEIHNNQTKVDTTVVGAPAQASAATSQSRKRTIQLDSSDKLYEQLRDANFAIVGSLLNKVARRLQKVQSDYESKHKTKTIAELKDFVSQLPGYQQEQQSARIHTGLAEEIIKHTRTDQFKGLLEVQQNLAAGADPSSQFDGIEELIARDAPIAQTLRLLCIYSCISGGIRPKEFDQFRRLILEGYGYQHLLTLSNLEKLQLFLSKSSPLAGMIPIPGNNAGPTGSKTNYTYLRKQLRLIVDEVQEDDPNDISYVYSGYAPLSIRLVQCILQKQYLLSVTKGNSANAAGAPPGVGTQGWQGFDEAVKHVRGQTFYEHQKGEDKAVKARALLSGSGNKQTVFIVFVGGITFTEIAALRFIAKQEEGRRNIVICTTSIINGNKMMESAIEKESFAKESVPVSTT
- a CDS encoding related to VPS33-vacuolar sorting protein, which encodes MGSDFGQSFRKGIGIRKRDLDDKDAIDSLTPSDTIVMSNPAGRISPPITPDVVSVPQSRQTSTEIASEIAPEIVVWTEDMDIDNASHVESEDELSSIKSYAEEAPPQNDDDPTPTVEDAIGSLPSNLTELSDLSSIPSTVSSKATTPTPVDTDGAQEEEDQDQDLSIDDHPQSHQQSPSHDAERYNFNIRPKASIPTDMSAYQYASECVLAAESSRLNPYALHPEEYHLLRHHISYTQVTTYLNIRNGIIRLWFKHPWVGVTRLEAVGCANARWFDAASVCYDWLVRRCYINYGCVRLPEAETDDTVAPIVKRQKTIAVIGAGISGLGCARQLEGLFRQFADRFHERGEPAPRVVVLEGRARVGGRVYSREFQTKPKEKSPAFVGKRHTAEMGGMIITGFDRGNPINILLRGQLGLPYHALTADTTIYDSSGRAVDPVRDQLVEKLYNDCLDRVSEYKHKNQLAKLVEGRRDLIEEGRDSPGDGSKTMFQEEEAAAAQQDAPPVAQQNIPAKVNLIPVSSDKLTGRVHMEPGTPATTKASDKAKLMGWTIRDSADGENIDLTLAVNEEGATLGSVLDNAISQYKQIIGLNAQDHRLINWHIANLEYSNATSLHNLSLPLWDIDAGNEWEGSHTMVVGGYQSVARGLVHCPNSLDLKTKFPVRSISYHTGEGMASAAIECEDGSVVDADAVVCTIPLGVLKQNNIVFNPPLPSWKTDVVERLGFGILNKVVLVYDKIFWDHDRHIFGVLRESSNRLSTSQKDYAANRGRFFQWFNVSNTTGLPCLIALMAGEAGFETEHSSNDSLVAEATEVLRSVFGQDVPYPVEAMVTRWGSDRFARGSYSSAAPGMQPEDYDVMARPVGNLFFAGEHTIGTHPATVHGAYLSGLRAASEVLETLIGPIEVPTPLILPRDSVLLRKRKEPAQDQQPARLQAYENEIQIYIQSKLGGRPSRPAKVAGNAYILYSKDLFDVARKKCEENRKPGKGGRAVPNEVRIMTSKMWRDASPEERKPYEDQATEQKRGYAEAVQAWTRATERWDQEAAALRTAYEKENPFGTAKIAEIPHESSSKYRRTRHISYAEDSDIGL
- a CDS encoding probable ATP3-F1F0-ATPase complex, F1 gamma subunit, producing the protein MLSRAARPALRAAAAANARAAAVPSSAATYATLREIEDRLKSIRNIEKITNTMKIVASTKLTRAQRAMNDSRKYGQTSNEVYESAETKALETEDKKTLIIVCSSDKGLCGGIHSGLSRYVRRLHAEQPGFDLVLIGEKAKAQLSRTNASAIQLSFAGIGKDVPTFADAQAIADQVIQLPTEYTDIKILYNSFVNAQTYEASMIEAFSEEAIQQSPNFSAFEVDEEVLGNLREYSLANSLYWALAEGHACEQSARRNAMDNASKNAGEMINKYQILFNRTRQAVITGELVEIITGATASADM